The following coding sequences lie in one Terriglobia bacterium genomic window:
- the galT gene encoding galactose-1-phosphate uridylyltransferase: MPELRKDPIVGRWVIISTDRAKRPTDFAREQNKLKGGFCPFCYGNESKTPPEILAYRPSPNGGPTPPKDSPGWTVRVVPNKFPALGIEGNLNRRAEGMFDRMNGIGAHEVIIETPDHAASLATMKDRRVEDSLWAFRDRILDLKQDKRFKYILIFKNHGEAAGASLEHPHSQLIALPILPKQVVEELEGAKQYYIYKERCVFCDVIRQELENGIRIVGENEQFVTMAPYAPRFPFETWILPKRHESAYENSSSAMFEHLARALKSLLAKAYNVLDNPAYNLVIHTSPVQDPFNEHYHWHIEFMPKLTKTAGFEWGTGFYINPTPPEEAAKFLREASVETQAPVPGPAAPATK; encoded by the coding sequence TTGCCTGAACTAAGAAAAGATCCGATTGTAGGCCGCTGGGTCATCATTTCCACCGACCGCGCCAAGCGTCCCACTGACTTCGCCCGGGAGCAGAACAAGCTCAAGGGCGGATTTTGCCCGTTCTGCTACGGCAACGAAAGCAAGACGCCGCCGGAGATTTTGGCCTACCGTCCGAGTCCGAACGGCGGCCCTACGCCGCCCAAGGACTCGCCGGGATGGACCGTGCGCGTGGTGCCGAACAAGTTTCCGGCGCTGGGCATCGAGGGCAACCTCAACCGCCGCGCCGAGGGAATGTTCGACCGCATGAACGGCATCGGCGCGCATGAGGTGATTATCGAGACGCCGGACCACGCGGCCAGCTTGGCCACGATGAAGGACCGGCGGGTCGAGGACTCGCTGTGGGCGTTCCGCGACCGCATCCTCGACCTCAAGCAGGACAAGCGGTTCAAGTACATCCTGATCTTCAAGAACCACGGCGAGGCGGCCGGCGCGTCTCTGGAGCACCCGCACTCGCAGTTGATCGCGCTGCCGATTCTTCCCAAGCAGGTGGTCGAAGAGCTGGAAGGCGCCAAGCAGTACTACATCTACAAGGAACGGTGCGTGTTCTGCGACGTCATCCGCCAGGAACTGGAGAACGGAATCCGCATAGTGGGCGAAAACGAGCAGTTCGTCACCATGGCCCCTTATGCGCCGCGGTTTCCGTTTGAAACCTGGATCCTGCCCAAGCGGCATGAGTCGGCGTATGAGAATTCCTCATCGGCGATGTTTGAGCACCTGGCGCGGGCGCTCAAGAGCCTGCTCGCCAAGGCGTACAACGTCCTGGACAATCCGGCGTACAACCTGGTGATCCATACCTCGCCGGTGCAGGACCCGTTTAACGAGCACTATCACTGGCACATCGAATTCATGCCCAAGTTGACCAAGACGGCGGGATTCGAGTGGGGCACGGGGTTTTATATCAATCCGACGCCACCGGAGGAAGCCGCCAAGTTCCTGCGCGAGGCCAGCGTGGAGACGCAGGCGCCCGTTCCTGGGCCGGCGGCACCGGCAACGAAATAA
- a CDS encoding YraN family protein has protein sequence MNGKVVEKLAHALDRAAGAVGRENPDRLPEHLLTGRRGEDDAYFYLRRLGYVMVARNWRSPRHRGELDLVGWDGDVLCFIEVKTRTTRDVKPAEAAVDDEKRSDLGAVARDFRRRLPGEPALRFDVLTVYYDTEDNSPDITLFKNAFPMP, from the coding sequence ATGAACGGCAAAGTCGTCGAAAAGCTCGCGCATGCGCTGGACCGTGCGGCGGGTGCGGTGGGCCGCGAAAATCCCGACCGCCTTCCCGAACACCTGCTGACCGGGCGGCGCGGCGAGGACGATGCCTACTTCTATCTGCGACGGCTTGGCTATGTGATGGTGGCGCGCAACTGGCGTTCGCCGCGGCATCGGGGCGAGTTGGACTTGGTGGGCTGGGATGGCGACGTGCTCTGCTTCATCGAAGTCAAGACCCGCACCACGCGCGACGTTAAGCCCGCCGAAGCGGCGGTGGACGACGAAAAACGCAGCGATCTTGGTGCAGTGGCGCGCGATTTTCGCCGCCGCCTGCCGGGCGAGCCAGCCCTGCGTTTTGACGTGCTTACGGTGTATTACGACACCGAGGATAACTCTCCGGATATCACCCTATTCAAAAATGCCTTCCCAATGCCGTAG
- a CDS encoding efflux RND transporter periplasmic adaptor subunit — protein sequence MAPRPGSTLPDLSPLKIDDRARGSGGRRKFLPWFAAVLGAVLLVSALVIVLQRQTPLVEVAVARTAGDNDRVALLNASGYVTPRRRATVAAKITARVTVMNAEEGMRVQQGQVLALLDDSDARVRLNSAIADRDATSAALRDLEVNLANADRELRRTEALEKGGVASPQALDLARTTADSYRAKIALAKEQIRAADARIKVAQQDLDNCTVRSPYNGIVVSKDAQVGEMVSPISAGGGFTRTGIATVVDMDSNEIEVDVNESYIARVIPGQPVTATLDAYPDWKIPCKVRTVIPTADRQKATVKVRISFDKLDPRILPDMGVKVAFLSDEPAGKQTAAKQVVVPKSAVRDEGGQQAVFIYKDGRVEHRAIRAGGTRGEDQVVLAGVSDGDQVVVGGAEGLKDGSRVGIRK from the coding sequence ATGGCCCCGCGCCCAGGGTCAACCCTTCCGGATCTGTCTCCGCTCAAGATTGACGACCGCGCCCGCGGCAGCGGCGGCCGGCGCAAATTCCTGCCCTGGTTCGCGGCAGTACTGGGTGCGGTTCTCCTGGTGTCAGCCCTTGTTATCGTGCTGCAGCGCCAGACTCCCCTGGTGGAAGTTGCGGTCGCGCGCACTGCCGGGGACAACGACCGGGTGGCGCTTTTGAATGCGAGCGGCTACGTGACGCCGCGGCGGCGCGCCACGGTTGCCGCCAAGATCACCGCGCGTGTCACCGTCATGAACGCCGAGGAAGGCATGCGGGTACAGCAGGGTCAGGTGCTGGCGCTGCTGGACGACTCCGACGCCCGCGTGCGCCTCAATTCGGCCATCGCCGATCGCGACGCCACTTCCGCCGCGCTGCGCGATCTTGAGGTTAACCTGGCCAACGCAGACCGCGAGTTACGCCGCACCGAAGCGCTGGAAAAGGGGGGCGTCGCCAGCCCGCAGGCACTCGATCTGGCCCGCACCACCGCGGACAGCTATCGCGCCAAGATCGCGCTGGCCAAGGAGCAAATCCGCGCCGCCGACGCCCGCATCAAGGTCGCGCAGCAGGACTTGGACAACTGCACCGTGCGCTCGCCCTACAACGGCATCGTGGTCTCCAAGGACGCGCAGGTCGGAGAAATGGTGTCGCCGATCTCCGCCGGAGGTGGCTTCACGCGTACCGGCATCGCCACGGTTGTGGATATGGACTCCAATGAGATCGAGGTGGACGTCAACGAGTCCTACATCGCCCGGGTTATACCCGGCCAGCCGGTCACCGCCACGCTCGACGCCTATCCCGACTGGAAAATACCCTGTAAGGTCCGCACGGTGATTCCCACCGCCGACCGCCAGAAGGCGACGGTGAAGGTGCGCATTTCTTTTGATAAGCTCGATCCGCGCATTCTGCCCGACATGGGAGTGAAAGTCGCGTTTCTGAGTGACGAGCCCGCGGGCAAGCAGACTGCGGCCAAGCAAGTGGTCGTTCCCAAGTCCGCAGTACGCGACGAAGGCGGGCAGCAGGCGGTTTTCATCTACAAGGATGGCCGCGTGGAACACCGTGCCATCCGCGCGGGCGGCACGCGGGGTGAGGACCAGGTCGTACTGGCCGGCGTTTCGGACGGCGATCAGGTTGTAGTCGGCGGGGCTGAGGGGCTGAAGGATGGCAGCAGGGTGGGGATAAGAAAGTAA
- a CDS encoding ABC transporter ATP-binding protein, giving the protein MVRVDGRGDGTSLVRVRGLDKKYQRGSEEIHVLQGLNLDVDAGDFVAFMGPSGSGKTTLLNLLGGLDLPSAGSITVAGDEITRMSAGKLTSWRARHVGFIFQMYNLIPVLTAFQNVELPLLLTRLSKAERRQHVETVLQVVGLADRMHHFPRQLSGGQEQRVAIARAIVADPTFLLCDEPTGDLDRKSADEIMDLLTRLVSEHKKTVLLVTHDPAAAERSQVVLHLNKGVLEEKVWAEKLTGERQ; this is encoded by the coding sequence ATGGTCAGGGTTGACGGTCGCGGCGACGGCACCAGCCTGGTCCGGGTACGCGGGCTGGACAAGAAATATCAGCGCGGCAGCGAGGAAATCCACGTGCTGCAGGGCCTGAACCTCGACGTGGACGCCGGCGATTTTGTCGCCTTCATGGGTCCCAGCGGCTCGGGCAAGACGACGCTGCTCAACCTGCTGGGCGGGCTCGACCTGCCTTCGGCCGGCAGCATCACCGTCGCCGGTGACGAGATCACCCGCATGTCTGCGGGCAAGCTGACCAGCTGGCGGGCCCGTCACGTCGGCTTCATCTTTCAGATGTACAACCTCATTCCCGTGCTGACCGCGTTCCAAAACGTGGAACTGCCGCTGCTCTTGACCAGGCTCTCCAAGGCGGAACGGCGACAGCACGTGGAAACCGTGCTCCAGGTGGTTGGGCTGGCTGACCGCATGCATCATTTTCCGCGGCAATTATCGGGCGGCCAGGAGCAGCGTGTCGCCATCGCGCGCGCCATCGTTGCCGACCCCACGTTCCTCCTCTGCGACGAGCCCACCGGCGATCTCGACCGCAAGAGCGCCGACGAGATCATGGACCTGCTCACCCGGCTGGTCAGCGAGCACAAGAAAACCGTGCTGCTGGTCACCCACGATCCGGCCGCGGCCGAGCGCTCCCAGGTGGTGCTGCACCTTAACAAGGGCGTGCTGGAGGAAAAGGTCTGGGCGGAGAAATTGACTGGGGAGAGACAGTGA